Proteins encoded by one window of Bacteroidota bacterium:
- the hemW gene encoding radical SAM family heme chaperone HemW: MQINENKAGIYIHIPFCKQACTYCNFHFSTSLKLRDEIISAIVTEIALRKQFLEGKSIQSIYFGGGTPSLLSSMELNLILKNIYHYYAIDKDVEITLEANPDDINAQKLEELKTSGINRISLGIQSFYNRDLLMMNRSHDAEQAEKSLILIKEAGFENITADLIYGIPNQTNSEWEKNILKLLSFDINHISCYALTVEPKTKLFHLIEKNKMLKPDEDHAAQQFEILTKILPSHGFEHYEISNFAKQKKYSRHNTSYWLGNWYAGFGPSAHSFNGKTRQWNISNNALYLKNISSGHPLFESEELTLSQQINEYIMISLRTMWGLDKDQFKTKFGEAEFIRLMKDAEKYIADNYISDDNGKLTISKKGKFISDGIIGDLFNLGI, translated from the coding sequence ATGCAGATTAACGAAAACAAGGCCGGAATTTATATACATATACCTTTTTGTAAACAGGCCTGTACCTATTGCAACTTTCATTTTTCCACCTCACTTAAACTTAGGGATGAAATTATTTCTGCTATTGTAACAGAAATAGCACTCCGAAAACAATTTCTGGAGGGCAAAAGCATTCAATCTATTTATTTTGGAGGAGGTACACCTTCTTTATTAAGTTCTATGGAATTGAATTTGATTCTGAAAAATATATACCATTACTATGCTATAGATAAAGATGTGGAGATAACACTGGAGGCAAATCCCGATGATATCAATGCGCAAAAATTAGAGGAATTAAAAACAAGCGGAATCAACCGAATTAGTTTGGGTATACAATCGTTTTACAACAGAGATCTGTTAATGATGAACAGATCGCACGATGCAGAGCAGGCAGAAAAAAGTTTGATATTGATTAAAGAGGCCGGATTTGAAAATATTACAGCCGACCTTATTTATGGAATTCCAAATCAAACCAATTCAGAGTGGGAAAAAAATATTCTCAAATTGTTAAGTTTTGATATAAATCATATTTCCTGTTATGCCTTAACAGTAGAACCTAAAACAAAATTGTTTCATCTCATCGAAAAAAATAAAATGTTAAAGCCTGATGAGGATCATGCAGCACAACAATTTGAAATATTAACGAAAATACTTCCCTCACATGGATTTGAACATTATGAAATTTCCAATTTTGCAAAACAAAAAAAATATTCAAGACATAATACTTCTTATTGGTTAGGGAATTGGTATGCAGGATTTGGACCTTCCGCACATTCTTTCAATGGAAAAACCAGGCAATGGAACATAAGTAATAATGCACTCTATTTAAAAAATATCAGCTCTGGTCACCCTTTATTCGAATCGGAAGAATTAACCTTATCTCAACAAATAAATGAATATATCATGATATCCCTTCGAACTATGTGGGGACTCGACAAAGATCAATTTAAAACGAAATTTGGTGAAGCTGAATTTATTCGATTGATGAAGGATGCAGAAAAATATATTGCTGATAATTACATAAGCGATGATAATGGCAAATTGACAATCTCAAAAAAAGGAAAATTTATTTCTGATGGGATTATTGGGGATTTGTTTAATTTGGGGATTTAG
- a CDS encoding type IX secretion system membrane protein PorP/SprF — protein MDRFIHRILFILILLSGSSFLKGQSASFRSYAQQDPQFTQYMFNPVYFNVAAVGNEQAWVSTVNIRNQWVNLPGAPVSQSLTSHLPIYKLHGGAGITIVNDIAGQQRNTGAMFMYAYQKQFRTSTLSFGAGAGFIQQSIDGSKLITPTGNYENNVNHNDPNLPVTLSSELLPDASAGIYFFGKNLTAGIAASHLLSPILNGKDATINDVQYYPGGNVYISYKFEVNDKIDITPNVLYKTDFVESIVDVNTIFTYNRNILAGVSFRGYANSQYDAVALIAGLNITDKWRVSYSYDITTSALNTVSSGSHELVLRYSIPVAKPRVGKMINNPRYLYH, from the coding sequence ATGGACAGATTTATACACAGGATACTTTTTATTTTAATACTGCTTTCAGGGTCTTCTTTTTTAAAAGGACAGTCGGCGTCGTTCCGAAGTTATGCACAACAGGATCCTCAGTTTACACAATACATGTTCAATCCAGTATATTTTAATGTAGCTGCAGTGGGCAACGAACAGGCTTGGGTATCCACTGTTAATATCAGAAATCAATGGGTGAATCTACCCGGAGCACCAGTGTCACAATCTCTCACATCTCATCTGCCAATTTACAAATTACACGGCGGTGCAGGAATTACAATAGTGAATGATATCGCGGGTCAACAGCGAAATACTGGAGCCATGTTCATGTATGCATATCAAAAACAATTCAGAACCTCTACCTTAAGTTTTGGTGCTGGAGCGGGTTTCATACAACAATCGATCGACGGGAGCAAACTAATCACGCCAACAGGCAATTACGAGAATAATGTGAACCATAATGACCCTAATTTGCCTGTCACATTAAGTTCAGAACTGTTACCCGACGCGTCGGCAGGTATCTATTTCTTTGGAAAAAATTTAACCGCAGGGATTGCTGCATCACATTTGTTGTCGCCGATCTTGAATGGAAAAGACGCGACAATCAATGATGTACAATATTACCCCGGCGGTAACGTTTATATCAGTTACAAATTTGAGGTGAACGATAAAATAGATATCACACCTAATGTTCTTTATAAAACCGACTTCGTGGAAAGTATTGTTGATGTAAATACAATTTTTACTTACAACCGCAATATTTTAGCAGGAGTATCGTTTAGGGGATATGCCAACAGTCAGTATGATGCAGTGGCATTGATAGCAGGTTTGAATATCACCGATAAGTGGCGCGTAAGTTATAGTTACGATATCACAACCTCAGCCTTAAACACGGTAAGTTCAGGATCACACGAATTAGTGCTCAGATATAGTATCCCGGTTGCAAAACCAAGAGTAGGAAAGATGATTAACAATCCGAGATATTTATATCATTAA
- a CDS encoding DUF4271 domain-containing protein, with the protein MVKYLFLSLLFICFGAFTFGQMGPNVLQNDTNSNQIEYPIVLIDTDAVLKELEFPKFSYDSLFTASSDAGGQVLTSQIHVRKRDVLLPILLLIMLIYVTWLRFVFSKELSENFTVIINSNLGQQIYRDREFSANIFKLLTFVNFTLSAGIFIFLLAEYYEIAMPFEITFYNILASIGLIILLYLLKGVWYAIISASFKIGPQISFFRFNAQVIYHLLGIALLPFVILAAFAEAPVSTWSLFGACFVVLIALLIRLFKGFAVMRAFDRFHIVYFLLYICALEIAPILIAVKLFSTWG; encoded by the coding sequence GTGGTAAAATATTTATTTTTAAGTCTGTTGTTCATATGCTTTGGTGCATTCACCTTTGGCCAAATGGGTCCGAATGTGCTGCAGAATGATACTAATTCAAATCAAATTGAGTATCCCATAGTTTTAATTGATACCGATGCTGTTTTAAAAGAGCTCGAATTTCCAAAATTTTCATACGATTCCCTTTTCACAGCAAGTTCGGATGCCGGTGGCCAGGTATTAACGAGCCAGATTCATGTGCGCAAACGCGATGTGTTATTACCCATACTCTTGTTAATTATGCTGATATATGTTACCTGGTTGCGATTTGTTTTTTCGAAAGAACTCAGCGAAAATTTTACCGTTATCATTAACAGTAATCTGGGGCAACAAATTTATCGGGACAGAGAATTTTCTGCCAATATCTTTAAACTACTCACCTTTGTAAACTTTACATTATCTGCCGGAATATTCATCTTTTTACTCGCAGAGTATTACGAAATAGCAATGCCCTTCGAAATTACTTTTTATAATATATTAGCATCCATTGGGTTAATTATCCTGCTCTACTTGCTAAAGGGAGTCTGGTATGCCATAATTTCTGCGTCTTTTAAAATTGGCCCCCAGATCAGTTTTTTTCGGTTTAATGCACAGGTTATCTACCATTTGCTCGGAATTGCCCTGCTTCCCTTTGTGATATTAGCCGCATTTGCCGAGGCTCCGGTAAGCACATGGTCGCTTTTTGGAGCTTGTTTCGTGGTTTTAATTGCTTTACTGATACGCCTTTTCAAGGGATTTGCTGTTATGAGAGCCTTCGACCGGTTTCATATCGTCTATTTTTTGCTGTATATTTGCGCCCTCGAAATAGCCCCAATTCTAATAGCAGTTAAGCTTTTTAGCACTTGGGGTTAG
- a CDS encoding SUMF1/EgtB/PvdO family nonheme iron enzyme yields MKRNLPLLLIAFVAILAGTGCSHSSWDDYRGQLLGMQDRPVWEPINPFGMVYIPSGTLHVGPSDQDVNNSLWQRTKSISIQGFYMDDAEITNNEYRQFVFWVRDSISHVLLDHYAEEEEGQATEEPKIDWSQPIDWEDEETVSRLEEIYLPGSETYYGEKQVDTRQLIFSYRWAKWKEAASKSNRDKNIADFMVEEPIEIYPDTLVWVHDYTYSYNEPMTRQYFSHPSFDDYPVVGVSWKQASAFTTWRTDFWNDWRRSHEEVIVDDFRLPTEHEWEYAARGGRDEAPYPWGGPYVRNTKGCYLANFKPGRGNYPEDGGYYTVKVYSYAPNDFGVYNMAGNVSEWTSTAFAENSYSFIHDENPDYRYDADENDPPAMKRKVIRGGSWKDISYYIQTGSRHWEFQDTAKCYVGFRCCMTFLGRSMSDF; encoded by the coding sequence ATGAAAAGAAACCTGCCATTATTACTTATTGCATTCGTAGCCATCCTCGCCGGAACAGGCTGTAGTCACTCGAGTTGGGATGATTACAGGGGACAGTTGCTGGGAATGCAAGACCGACCGGTCTGGGAACCCATCAATCCTTTTGGAATGGTGTACATTCCGTCCGGAACTCTGCACGTAGGGCCCAGCGACCAGGATGTTAACAACTCCCTCTGGCAAAGAACAAAGTCAATTTCCATTCAAGGTTTTTACATGGATGATGCCGAGATCACCAACAACGAATATCGTCAGTTCGTTTTCTGGGTGCGCGATTCCATTTCTCACGTTCTGCTCGATCACTATGCAGAAGAAGAGGAAGGTCAGGCAACTGAAGAACCTAAAATTGACTGGTCACAACCAATCGACTGGGAAGATGAAGAAACAGTTTCCCGTCTGGAAGAAATTTATTTACCCGGTAGTGAAACCTACTACGGTGAAAAACAAGTGGACACACGCCAGCTGATCTTCAGCTACCGTTGGGCAAAATGGAAGGAAGCAGCATCCAAATCAAACCGCGATAAAAACATTGCTGATTTCATGGTGGAAGAACCAATTGAGATCTATCCCGATACTTTAGTTTGGGTGCATGATTATACTTATTCTTACAATGAACCGATGACCCGTCAATATTTTTCTCACCCTTCCTTCGACGATTATCCTGTGGTTGGTGTTTCCTGGAAACAGGCAAGTGCCTTCACAACATGGAGAACCGATTTCTGGAACGACTGGAGAAGATCACACGAGGAAGTTATTGTAGACGATTTCCGTTTACCTACCGAACACGAATGGGAATATGCTGCACGTGGTGGAAGAGATGAAGCTCCTTATCCTTGGGGTGGACCTTACGTGAGAAATACAAAAGGATGTTATCTGGCAAACTTTAAACCTGGTCGCGGTAATTATCCGGAAGATGGTGGTTATTATACAGTTAAAGTATACTCTTATGCACCGAACGATTTCGGTGTATATAATATGGCAGGTAATGTTTCCGAATGGACATCTACAGCATTTGCTGAAAACTCCTATTCATTTATTCATGATGAAAATCCTGATTATAGATATGATGCAGATGAAAATGATCCACCGGCAATGAAAAGAAAGGTTATCCGTGGAGGATCTTGGAAAGATATCAGTTATTATATACAAACAGGTTCAAGACACTGGGAATTTCAGGATACAGCAAAATGTTATGTTGGCTTCCGTTGTTGCATGACCTTCCTTGGTCGCTCTATGAGTGATTTCTAA
- the gldM gene encoding gliding motility protein GldM: MSIPKEPRQLMINLMYLVLTALLALNVSAEILNAFNLVNAGIKDSNEILTEKNTRTIGFVEKIALTDTRPATQQILKNCQEASKISEEFVGYVESLKEEIKVLAGGDNPDHPGKLKTEGETEKTSNLLLKKGKGEELEAKIKEARTKFLALVGNDPLIEVPLSINEIPADSKAESWSAYNFDRVPAIACITILTKLQQDAKSTENSIIEKLAGSIYKEDIKVDKMAAQVVAPSAYMRKGSEYTADIFIGATSESIKPEVYLGSFTSAVKKDPDDPNGKAFLEVVGTDIPLSGARQIEVVGGMGKIKEAASGQRDFQGVIKIKHPSEEGKFKFYPFEFGYETFEVGKAVVSPTAMNVLYIGIDNPIKISVPGYASEKVTASGCGITRIKGEEYNAKPTVAGEDKIVVSVKTEKGSETSEEKFRVRRIPDPYVYVLNTKGGALKLGEFKAAESIIVKNPDFVFQVPYTVVSFELAHAPKIGSVLADVSNSNKFSSMMKDIQKKAKAGDKIVIEAIVKMPDGRTVPVNTSFKLIGG; encoded by the coding sequence ATGTCAATACCAAAGGAACCACGCCAGCTCATGATCAACCTCATGTACCTGGTGCTTACAGCCCTGCTGGCATTGAACGTATCTGCGGAAATTCTCAACGCGTTTAATCTTGTAAATGCGGGTATCAAAGACAGTAATGAAATTCTTACAGAAAAGAATACCAGAACTATCGGTTTTGTTGAAAAAATAGCACTAACGGATACTCGTCCAGCGACTCAGCAAATCTTAAAGAATTGTCAGGAAGCGTCTAAGATCAGCGAAGAATTTGTGGGTTATGTTGAATCCTTAAAAGAGGAAATTAAGGTACTAGCAGGAGGTGATAATCCTGACCATCCCGGAAAATTAAAAACCGAAGGGGAAACAGAAAAAACAAGTAACCTTTTATTGAAAAAAGGTAAAGGAGAAGAATTAGAAGCTAAGATCAAAGAGGCAAGAACCAAATTTTTGGCTCTGGTAGGAAACGATCCTTTGATTGAGGTTCCTTTATCTATCAATGAAATTCCTGCCGATTCAAAGGCAGAATCTTGGAGTGCGTATAACTTCGATCGTGTACCTGCAATAGCATGTATAACGATCCTTACAAAACTTCAACAAGATGCAAAGAGTACTGAAAACTCTATCATTGAAAAGTTAGCAGGTTCTATTTATAAAGAAGACATTAAGGTGGATAAAATGGCTGCCCAGGTTGTAGCCCCGTCTGCCTATATGAGAAAGGGATCTGAGTATACAGCTGATATCTTTATCGGTGCAACTTCCGAATCCATTAAACCGGAAGTGTATTTAGGTTCATTTACTTCTGCAGTTAAAAAAGATCCGGATGATCCAAATGGAAAAGCATTTCTTGAAGTTGTAGGAACTGATATACCTCTCTCAGGAGCTCGTCAGATCGAAGTTGTTGGCGGTATGGGTAAAATTAAAGAGGCTGCATCCGGGCAACGCGACTTTCAAGGTGTAATTAAAATTAAACATCCAAGTGAAGAGGGTAAATTTAAATTCTATCCATTCGAATTTGGATACGAAACATTCGAAGTTGGTAAGGCCGTTGTGTCACCAACAGCTATGAATGTGTTATATATAGGAATAGATAACCCTATAAAAATTTCTGTTCCGGGTTACGCTTCTGAAAAAGTAACAGCATCAGGTTGTGGTATCACTCGTATTAAAGGTGAAGAATATAATGCAAAACCTACTGTTGCGGGTGAAGATAAAATTGTAGTATCTGTTAAAACAGAAAAGGGATCAGAAACTTCAGAAGAAAAATTCAGAGTTCGTCGTATACCGGATCCTTATGTATATGTATTAAATACTAAAGGTGGTGCATTGAAACTCGGAGAATTTAAAGCTGCAGAAAGCATTATAGTTAAAAACCCGGACTTTGTATTCCAGGTACCATATACTGTTGTAAGTTTTGAACTTGCGCATGCTCCAAAAATTGGATCAGTGCTTGCCGATGTGTCAAATTCCAACAAATTTTCGTCTATGATGAAGGATATACAAAAAAAGGCAAAAGCCGGAGATAAAATTGTAATTGAGGCAATTGTTAAAATGCCTGATGGCAGAACTGTTCCTGTAAACACTTCTTTTAAATTAATAGGTGGTTAA
- the gldL gene encoding gliding motility protein GldL, which translates to MSAFFETDRFKRLKNLIIGLGASVVLVGALFKILHWEGADFMLMVGMFTEAFIFLLLGVLPPHKDYYWEKIYPDLDIAPEVEEAKSGKKVHKMEPRESVTKQLDKMLEESKVEPMMIERLGDNLKRLGENIEKLGDVQDAALNTNEYSTKIKDASIAVAEMRDAYSNAAKAMEQITSTSVDTTKYHEQVQMVTKNLGQLNAIYELELQDTNNHLKAMNKFYGSLNSAMDNLQESVTDTAKYREEIGQLSTNLAALNRVYGNMLSAMSTGANR; encoded by the coding sequence ATGTCAGCATTTTTCGAAACCGATCGTTTTAAACGTCTCAAGAATCTCATCATCGGATTAGGTGCATCAGTAGTACTTGTAGGAGCTCTCTTCAAAATCCTCCACTGGGAAGGTGCCGATTTCATGTTAATGGTGGGTATGTTCACTGAAGCATTCATTTTCTTATTGTTAGGTGTGTTGCCTCCACACAAAGATTATTATTGGGAGAAGATCTATCCGGACCTGGATATCGCTCCTGAAGTTGAAGAAGCAAAATCAGGTAAAAAGGTTCACAAAATGGAACCAAGAGAAAGCGTTACCAAACAATTGGACAAAATGCTGGAAGAGAGCAAAGTTGAACCAATGATGATCGAAAGATTAGGTGATAACCTTAAGAGATTAGGTGAAAATATCGAAAAATTAGGTGACGTACAAGATGCTGCACTTAATACAAACGAATATTCAACTAAAATAAAAGATGCTTCTATTGCTGTTGCTGAAATGCGTGACGCGTATTCAAATGCTGCTAAAGCTATGGAACAGATCACTTCAACATCAGTTGATACAACAAAATACCACGAGCAAGTGCAAATGGTTACTAAAAACTTAGGTCAGTTGAATGCTATTTACGAATTAGAATTACAAGATACCAACAACCATCTTAAGGCAATGAACAAATTCTATGGTAGCTTGAACAGCGCTATGGATAACCTTCAGGAATCAGTTACAGATACTGCTAAATACCGTGAAGAAATTGGTCAGTTGTCCACTAATTTGGCTGCATTGAACCGTGTATATGGTAATATGCTAAGTGCAATGAGCACAGGTGCTAACCGTTAA
- a CDS encoding uroporphyrinogen-III synthase, with product MNNSQEPLIKSVKSILVSQPKPPETPKSPYQELAEKYKIKIDFRQFIQVRGLSSKEFRKQRINILDFSAVIFTSRNAIDHFFRLCEELRIRMPEMTKYFCVSEAIAVYLQKYIQYRKRKVFYGSGKDSELLDLFKKHITEKFLFPCTPSHKDVFTEYLKNNNADFTEATIYETVSADLSDMNGKINYDMIVLFTPTGVQSLFQNFPNFEQGDLRIGCMGTSTLKAMEDRKLRVDVKAPTPETPSIIMALSNYIALANKKK from the coding sequence ATGAACAACAGCCAGGAACCGTTAATAAAATCAGTTAAATCCATTCTCGTTTCGCAACCTAAACCACCTGAAACCCCAAAATCACCCTATCAGGAACTTGCGGAAAAGTATAAAATCAAAATTGATTTCCGTCAGTTCATTCAGGTTCGTGGATTATCCTCAAAAGAATTCAGGAAGCAACGAATTAATATTCTCGACTTTTCAGCTGTTATTTTTACTAGCAGAAATGCGATCGATCATTTTTTCCGTCTCTGTGAAGAATTGCGCATACGCATGCCGGAAATGACCAAATATTTTTGCGTTTCTGAAGCAATTGCGGTTTACCTGCAAAAATATATTCAGTATAGAAAAAGAAAGGTTTTTTACGGCTCCGGGAAGGACTCGGAACTGCTCGACCTCTTTAAAAAACATATAACCGAAAAGTTTCTATTCCCCTGCACACCTAGCCATAAGGATGTTTTTACGGAGTATTTAAAAAATAATAATGCCGATTTCACCGAGGCAACTATTTACGAAACCGTTTCTGCCGATCTAAGTGATATGAATGGCAAGATCAATTATGATATGATCGTGTTATTCACTCCCACCGGGGTGCAAAGTTTATTTCAAAACTTTCCAAATTTCGAACAAGGCGATCTTCGAATCGGATGTATGGGAACTTCTACACTCAAAGCAATGGAAGATCGCAAACTGCGCGTTGATGTTAAGGCCCCAACTCCCGAAACTCCTTCTATTATTATGGCGTTGAGCAATTATATTGCCTTGGCGAATAAGAAGAAGTGA
- the gldN gene encoding gliding motility protein GldN codes for MKRLFVLSTAIFILSSIAHAQPTSAARLDGMYKRELLGTREVIPYDNIREADIFWEKRIWRNIDFREKINLPFTWPVDPFADIVYNAVVTGELKAYKPTYDDFREGLEYPIEELLLKFNRTDSLTIYDEETYEEKIVVTKTEFDYQTVQKIQIKEDWVFDEETSTMVVRIIGLTMIRDRLDPTTGEVLGQEPMFWIYYPDLRNIIIRHEVFNEKNSARTLTFEDIFEMRLFNSYIVKEDNVYDRLIENYATGIDQVLESEKIKQVIFDYEHNLWEF; via the coding sequence ATGAAAAGATTATTTGTTTTATCAACAGCAATATTTATTCTATCTTCCATTGCTCATGCACAACCTACAAGTGCTGCTAGATTGGATGGTATGTATAAAAGGGAATTACTTGGCACAAGAGAGGTAATACCTTACGACAACATTCGTGAAGCTGATATCTTTTGGGAAAAAAGGATATGGAGAAATATTGACTTCAGAGAAAAAATTAATCTGCCATTTACCTGGCCAGTTGATCCATTTGCCGATATTGTTTACAATGCGGTTGTAACGGGTGAATTAAAGGCTTACAAGCCTACCTATGATGATTTTCGCGAAGGTCTTGAATATCCGATAGAAGAATTACTATTAAAATTTAATAGAACCGATTCACTTACAATTTATGATGAAGAAACATATGAGGAAAAAATTGTAGTGACCAAAACGGAGTTCGACTATCAAACAGTACAAAAGATCCAAATAAAGGAAGATTGGGTTTTTGATGAGGAAACCTCCACAATGGTAGTTAGAATCATAGGTTTGACTATGATTCGCGATAGGTTGGACCCTACTACCGGTGAGGTGCTCGGACAAGAACCAATGTTTTGGATCTATTACCCTGATCTTCGCAATATAATAATTCGTCACGAAGTGTTCAATGAGAAAAATAGCGCAAGAACACTTACATTTGAAGATATTTTCGAAATGCGTTTATTCAATAGTTATATCGTAAAAGAAGATAACGTGTATGATCGCCTAATCGAAAATTACGCAACTGGTATAGACCAGGTGCTGGAAAGTGAAAAAATAAAACAGGTTATTTTTGATTACGAACATAACCTCTGGGAATTTTAA
- a CDS encoding thioredoxin domain-containing protein, whose product MKNQTSNHLIHENSPYLLQHAYNPVEWFPWGDEALQKAKNEDKPILVSIGYAACHWCHVMEHESFEDEQTAKFMNTWFVNIKVDREERPDIDNIYMNACQLLTGAGGWPLNIFLTPDLLPFSGGTYFPPKPGYGKPSWMEVLMYMKDTFSRERDKVEQQAAALSEHILQMDNAFITPLKDISDNEIPFTEQDIISVITSLKNNFDIVDGGFGSAPKFPGTMSLQFLWRANFFLKDSAVENHIHLSLQKMMYGGIFDQIDGGFARYTVDKKWIIPHFEKMLYDNALLIHLYAEVFMSTQNKEYLQVVLRSLDFLEREMMNDEFGFYSSYDADSEGVEGKYYTFTYDEIKTMFGEDITFVSRLYNIEKTGNWEHTNILYRTIDNDALAKEFSLAKEEVEIKINLINKKLLHYRENRIKPGLDDKIILSWNALTCSAFVQAFKATAISKFKHLAIKNIDFLLSCFEDKSNAGQLFHTYKNGLAKHPAFIEDYAAIIQALLDIYEITSEEKYLVRAQLYATFVIENFMDNDGMFYFTHKDQNDIPLRNKDFYDNATPSGNSIMVHDLLRLSILTGELKWYDIAINMLLKLKPAILKHGSSFGNWLGAALKILFPYGEVAVVGKDALKIMEELQHIYYPHLIFQADESGNSEYPLLKNRYNTEGTFIHLCKNNVCKLPVSSVSDYRSALTEF is encoded by the coding sequence ATGAAAAATCAAACATCAAATCATCTTATACACGAAAACTCACCTTACCTCCTTCAACATGCTTATAATCCTGTGGAATGGTTTCCTTGGGGGGATGAAGCATTGCAAAAGGCAAAAAATGAAGATAAACCCATTTTAGTTTCTATTGGGTATGCTGCATGTCATTGGTGCCACGTAATGGAACATGAAAGTTTTGAAGACGAACAAACCGCAAAATTTATGAATACCTGGTTTGTAAATATTAAAGTTGACCGCGAGGAACGCCCTGATATAGATAATATATATATGAATGCATGCCAGCTTCTCACAGGTGCCGGCGGCTGGCCTTTAAATATTTTTCTTACTCCTGATCTATTGCCCTTTAGCGGGGGAACTTATTTCCCGCCTAAACCCGGATACGGCAAACCTTCCTGGATGGAAGTGCTCATGTATATGAAGGATACTTTCAGCCGCGAACGCGATAAAGTGGAACAACAGGCAGCCGCTCTTTCGGAGCACATTTTGCAAATGGATAATGCTTTTATAACTCCATTAAAAGATATTTCCGACAATGAAATTCCATTTACCGAACAAGATATTATTTCAGTAATTACATCTCTTAAAAATAATTTTGATATTGTGGATGGCGGATTTGGATCAGCACCAAAATTTCCGGGTACCATGAGCCTGCAATTTTTATGGAGAGCAAACTTTTTTCTGAAGGATAGTGCAGTTGAAAATCATATTCATCTGAGTCTTCAAAAAATGATGTATGGCGGAATATTCGATCAGATAGACGGTGGATTTGCGCGATATACCGTAGATAAAAAATGGATAATACCGCATTTTGAAAAAATGTTATATGATAATGCCTTACTTATTCATTTATATGCCGAAGTATTTATGTCTACTCAGAATAAAGAATATTTACAGGTTGTACTGCGCTCTCTCGATTTTTTAGAACGTGAAATGATGAATGATGAATTTGGATTTTATTCCTCCTACGATGCCGATTCAGAAGGGGTGGAAGGTAAATATTATACCTTTACTTATGATGAAATTAAAACAATGTTTGGGGAGGATATCACATTTGTCTCCCGATTGTATAATATCGAAAAAACCGGCAATTGGGAACACACAAATATTTTATATCGCACCATTGATAATGATGCATTAGCAAAAGAATTTTCGTTGGCCAAAGAAGAGGTGGAAATTAAAATAAACCTCATCAATAAAAAATTGTTGCATTATCGGGAAAACCGCATTAAACCTGGGCTCGACGATAAGATCATACTGTCATGGAATGCTCTTACCTGCTCCGCTTTTGTGCAGGCATTTAAGGCAACTGCAATATCTAAATTCAAACACTTAGCGATAAAAAATATTGATTTTCTTTTGTCTTGTTTTGAAGATAAAAGCAATGCAGGACAATTGTTCCATACCTATAAAAACGGACTTGCAAAACATCCTGCATTTATTGAAGATTATGCTGCAATTATTCAGGCACTATTGGATATATATGAAATTACCTCGGAAGAAAAATATTTAGTTCGCGCACAATTGTATGCCACATTTGTAATAGAAAATTTTATGGATAATGATGGGATGTTTTATTTCACACATAAAGATCAAAACGACATTCCATTACGCAATAAAGATTTTTATGATAATGCAACACCTTCCGGTAATTCGATAATGGTGCATGATCTCCTTCGACTTTCTATTTTAACGGGAGAATTAAAATGGTACGATATAGCGATTAATATGTTGTTAAAATTAAAACCCGCAATTTTAAAACACGGCTCTTCCTTTGGAAATTGGTTGGGTGCCGCATTAAAAATTTTATTTCCATATGGAGAGGTAGCAGTGGTAGGTAAAGATGCCTTAAAAATTATGGAAGAATTACAACATATTTATTATCCGCATTTAATTTTTCAGGCAGATGAATCAGGAAATTCAGAATATCCTTTGCTAAAGAACAGATATAATACAGAGGGCACTTTTATTCATCTGTGCAAAAACAATGTTTGTAAACTTCCTGTCAGTTCTGTGTCTGATTACCGATCAGCTCTTACAGAATTTTGA